From Pyrenophora tritici-repentis strain M4 chromosome 1, whole genome shotgun sequence, the proteins below share one genomic window:
- a CDS encoding FUI1, Cytosine-uracil-thiamine-allantoin permease produces the protein MSVLKAKLAPHLHRRVPFKSGKYGSRWSNKDLDPVPPEERTWGGIDYWAYWCSDMLAPPLASTVSSVMALGFTARETIPIVFFGFAICSVAITLTGKMGATYNVPFPVIVRSVFGMYGSIPAICIRAFVAAMWAAILTVQASNYLQRCIEAIWPSFITFPNHLPESAGIDSAGLLCFFLYWFLQTGLAIMPISKLRVLFWVKAIIVPPTFLALFIWAVVVTKGGGPLIKGKVELTSTYMKTTYSALSGLNAVMGLFSSLAVNMPDFGRFSKDKMAGNQQFLALPVIGTLGALTPIFVTDAHSYLWGDFEWYMPSVIAKFDSRAAKFFVSASFLLATIANQIAADTYPFANDFSGMLPEYLDIFRANIIISIFCVISIPWQIIKNAPGLLAFLSGYSCLMGPLAGTMICDYYLVKKSKLNVDHLYTDRGIYWYNRGWNWRAHVSFVVGFAPLLPGFAKSINTTLDIGGAWKIYTFAWIFGCFLSLVTHYVICTWISVPTDALIESAVYPPQKGDTDMPVLEGEDASTKESYLAREKDLAELA, from the exons ATGTCTGTACTCAAGGCGAAGCTCGCACCTCACCTCCATCGCAGAGTTCCATTCAAGAGTGGGAAGTATGGCTCACGCTGGTCTAACAAAG ACCTGGATCCGGTCCCTCCTGAAGAGCGGACTTGGGGAGGCATCGACTATTGGGCATATTGGTGTTCGGATATGCTGGCTCCTCCGTTGGCGTCTACCGTCAGCAGTGTCATGGCCCTAGGATTCACGGCCAGAGAAACTATACCCATCGTCTTCTTCGGCTTCGCCATCTGCAGTGTGGCGATTACACTTACGGGCAAAATGGGTGCGACGTATAATGTTCCTTTCCCCGTCATCGTTCGAAGTGTCTTCGGCATGTATGGATCAATCCCGGCCATTTGCATCCGCGCTTTCGTTGCCGCGATGTGGGCTGCTATCCTCACAGTCCAAGCTAGCAACTACCTGCAACGCTGCATTGAGGCCATCTGGCCGAGCTTCATCACTTTCCCGAATCATTTGCCGGAAAGTGCCGGTATAGACT CCGCTGGATTGCTTTGTTTCTTCTTGTACTGGTTCTTACAGACTGGGCTCGCGATCATGCCGATCTCCAAGCTGCGGGTCTTATTCTGGGTCAAAGCTATCATCGTTCCTCCTACATTCCTTGCCTTGTTCATTTGGGCGGTTGTTGTTACTAAAGG TGGCGGGCCGCTCATCAAGGGCAAAGTGGAGCTAACTTCAACTTACATGAAAACCACATATTCAGCACTTTCCGGTCTCAACGCGGTCATGGGGCTTTTTTCCTCGCTCGCTGTCAATATGCCTGATTTTGGACGGTTCAGTAAGGACAAAATGGCTGGTAACCAACAATTTTTGGCACTTCCGGTAATAGGAACACTTGGAGCCCTCACGCCGATTTTTGTTACTGATGCTCACTCATACCTATGGGGCGACTTCGAATGGTATATGCCATCTGTTATTGCCAAGTTCGATTCGCGAGCCGCAAAGTTTTTTGTGTCCGCCAGCTTCCTCCTTGCAACCATTGCCAACCAGATTGCAGCGGATACATACCCATTTGCGAACGATTTCTCTGGTATGCTGCCAGAATATCTCGACATATTCAGGGCCAATATCATTATCTCGATCTTTTGCGTCATAAGCATCCCATGGCAGATTATCAAGAATGCTCCGGGTTTGTTGGCTTTCTTAAGCGGTTACTCCTGTCTCATGGGACCACTAGCGGGCACGATGATATGCGATTACTATTTGGTGAAGAAAAGCAAACTGAATGTGGATCATCTCTACACTGACCGCGGCATCTACTGGTATAATCGAGGCTGGAATTGGAGGGCACACGTGTCCTTTGTCGTCGGGTTTGCTCCTCTTCTGCCTGGATTTGCGAAAAGCATCAACACCACCCTCGATATCGGCGGCGCTTGGAAGATCTATACCTTCGCTTGGATCTTTGGCTGTTTTCTTTCACTCGTCACGCACTACGTAATTTGTACTTGGATCTCTGTGCCGACTGATGCGCTAATCGAAAGCGCTGTGTATCCACCACAGAAAGGAGATACTGATATGCCGGTTCTTGAAGGCGAGGATGCTTCAACGAAAGAATCATACCTGGCAAGGGAAAAGGACTTAGCGGAACTAGCTTAG
- a CDS encoding SpeB, Arginase-agmatinase-formimionoglutamate hydrolase, arginase family: MTSPPTIQPKFLPNRHDLGIVAVGFSGGQPKAGVDAAPMALIENGLIKQLEEELDYNVTYDGQVHAYAELQPASDPDYRGMKRPKFASAVTKQVSDQVYAHALSGKLVLTLGGDHSIAIGTVSGTAKAVRERLGKEIAVIWVDAHADINTPETSDSGNIHGMPVSFLTGLATEEREDVFGWIKEEHRLSTKKLVYIGLRDIDKGEKKILREHGIKAFSMHDIDRHGIGKVMDMALGWIGSDTPIHLSFDVDALDPMWAPSTGTPVRGGLTLREGDFIAECVAETGSLIALDLVEVNPSLDAEGAGDTVRAGVSIVRCALGDTLL; this comes from the exons ATGACGTCCCCGCCCACAATACAACCCAAGTTCCTGCCAAACAGGCATGATCTGGGTATCGTCGCCGTCGGCTTCAGCGGCGGCCAG CCCAAAGCCGGCGTAGATGCCGCGCCCATGGCACTCATTGAAAATGGCCTCATCAAGCAACTGGAAGAAGAGCTAGACTACAATGTAACCTACGACGGCCAAGTACATGCCTACGCCGAACTGCAACCCGCCTCTGACCCCGACTATCGCGGCATGAAGCGCCCCAAGTTCGCCTCTGCCGTAACAAAACAAGTCAGTGACCAAGTCTACGCCCACGCCCTCTCCGGCAAACTCGTCCTCACCCTCGGCGGCGACCACAGCATCGCTATCGGCACCGTCTCGGGCACCGCAAAAGCCGTGCGTGAGCGCCTAGGCAAGGAAATCGCCGTCATCTGGGTCGATGCCCACGCAGACATCAACACGCCTGAGACCTCCGACTCGGGCAATATCCACGGTATGCCCGTGAGTTTCCTGACGGGTCTGGCGACAGAGGAGCGCGAAGATGTGTTTGGTTGGATCAAGGAAGAGCATCGGCTTAGTACGAAGAAGCTGGTTTACATCGGTTTGAGGGATATTGATAAGGGAGAGAAGAAGATTTTGAGGGAACATGGTATCAAGGCGTTTTCCATGCATGACATTGATCG GCATGGTATCGGCAAAGTCATGGACATGGCGCTGGGTTGGATCGGAAGCGACACCCCTATCCATCTCTCATTTGACGTCGACGCTCTCGATCCCATGTGGGCGCCTAGTACCGGCACGCCTGTTCGTGGTGGTTTGACTCTCCGTGAGGGTGACTTCATCGCCGAGTGCGTTGCTGAGACTGGTTCGCTTATTGCCTTGGATCTGGTCGAGGTGAACCCTAGCTTGGATGCCGAGGGTGCGGGAGATACAGTCCGCGCTGGTGTTTCCATAGTGCGTTGCGCGCTGGGTGATACGCTTTTGTAG
- a CDS encoding ubiquinone biosynthesis protein COQ9, mitochondrial precursor, with protein sequence MPPARLGSSLFGTFRAASIRPAATSRQCCLYHSYDYAQPPPFPPAESAILSSAYAHVPRHGFTIDALKLGARDAGYLDVSTNLLPRGVFDLVNYHLVTQRLALQNNVQFPDQAEAGKKMGIGAKVRTLTLARLRANESVIDRWQEALAIMAQPTYMPASFAELAKLADEIWFLSGDQSVDSSWYTKRATLSAIYSSTEIYMTQDKSHNFVETEQFLDNRLQDLMKVGGFVGGLGEWLNYTGHSTINVLRSKGARI encoded by the exons ATGCCGCCAGCACGTTTAGGCAGCTCGCTATTCGGGACGTTCCGAGCAGCCTCAATCCGTCCAGCAGCAACCTCGCGACAATGCTGTCTGTACCATTCGTACGATTACGCCCAACCGCCGCCGTTTCCGCCTGCAGAGTCGGCCATCCTATCCTCCGCATACGCACACGTTCCCCGTCATGGCTTCACCATAGATGCGCTTAAGCTTGGTGCCCGCGACGCCGGCTACCTTGATGTTTCAACCAACTTGCTGCCGCGGGGCGTCTTCGATCTTGTAAACTACCATCTGGTAACGCAGCGATTGGCATTGCAAAACAATGTACAGTTTCCGGATCAAGCAGAGGCCGGCAAGAAGATGGGCATTGGTGCCAAGGTCAGAACTCTGACACTTGCGCGGTTACGAGCAAACGAAAGTGTTATTGACCGATGGCAAGAG GCACTCGCCATCATGGCCCAGCCTACGTACATGCCTGCTTCATTCGCCGAGCTAGCGAAGCTGGCAGACGAAATATGGTTCCTGTCAGGCGATCAAAGTGTCGACAGCAGCTGGTATACGAAACGAGCGACCCTCTCCGCAATCTACTCGTCGACGGAAATATACATGACGCAGGACAAGTCGCATAACTTTGTCGAAACGGAGCAGTTTCTGGACAACAGACTGCAAGACTTGATGAAAGTCGGCGGCTTCGTGGGAGGGCTGGGTGAATGGCTCAACTATACGGGTCATTCCACGATCAACGTCTTGAGGAGCAAGGGCGCACGCATCTGA
- a CDS encoding Atrophin-1 domain containing protein, giving the protein MQYALAFTTLVAGVMAGSACRPSAPTPSSNATAPAQTGYFGVVSARSGSPIHFQTLTARSGQFYLGGPAPTTYCPTEIGAQNCPPGNTTVLSGGVNTLGLGVLVPGGQQVYVQKDGLLGYTQPHSVAMPEGASQTGWSREAPSGNNEFGYLHYEGGLVGCPAGEGFGYRVYAQVPDAKFGDDCLGFDALTVETANPGAWQYSK; this is encoded by the exons ATGCAGTACGCTCTCGCTTTCACCACCCTCGTTGCCGGTGTCATGGCAGGATCTGCCTGCCGCCCCTCCGCTCCTACTCCTTCCTCCAACGCCACGGCACCCGCCCAAACCGGCTACTTTGGCGTCGTCTCTGCTCGCAGCGGTTCTCCCATCCACTTCCAGACCCTCACCGCTCGCAGCGGACAGTTCTACCTAGGTGGACCCGCCCCTACTACCTACTGCCCTACCGAGATTGGCGCCCAGAACTGCCCTCCCGGTAACACTACCGTCCTCTCTGGCGGCGTCAATACCCTTGGTCTTGGTGTCCTTGTCCCTGGTGGCCAGCAAGTCTACGTCCAAAAGGACGGCCTTTTGGGATACACCCAGCCTCACTCTGTCGCCATGCCCGAGGGTGCCAGCCAAACTGGCTGGAGCCGCGAGGCTCCCTCTGGCAACAACGAGTTTGGCTACCTTCACTACGAAGGCGGCCTCGTTGGATGCCCGGCTGGTGAGGGCTTCGGATACCGTGTGTACGCCCAGGTCCCAGACGCCAAGTTTGGCGATGACTGCCTTGGCTTCGACGCTCTTACTG TTGAGACGGCCAACCCCGGTGCCTGGCAATACTCCAAATAG
- a CDS encoding WD40 repeat protein has protein sequence MARSKNVEVSEYERKRQENIAKTQALLRNLEMEAAQAGLGTTAKAKASVSSKSKTKKSAPKKIKQEEAAPRRTSSRLKGIEADSEVAKRKAEDEYVAIRDADRAKRQRVSDAFNFSDIVVAGKDWNKSGNFLSVGPADPYARTFDYNDVKETTDKELRALRERMSGLQLWEDFEPNEIKITPERIYSMGLHPTTDKPLVFAGDKLGNLGICDASQKVAEVKVEDDEDGDDEGPTITTLKPHTRTIHTFQFSPHDANALYSASYDSTVRKLDLAKGVAVEVYAPADANEESPLSGLEISKDDPNTLYFSTLDGQFGICDMRTPSEKAAGLQVFQLSDKKIGGFTLHPLYPHLVATASLDRTLKIWDLRKMSGRGDDRLPALVGEHTSKLSVSHAAWNSAGQVATASYDDTIKIHDFGNCADWTVGTSLEEADMEPNVVVPHNNQTGRWVTILRAQWQQFPQDKVQRFCIGNMNRFVDIYTAKGEQLAQLGGDGITAVPAVAKFHPTLDWVAAGTASGKLCLWM, from the exons ATGGCACGAAGCAAAAATGTCGAGGTCAGCGAATATGAGCGCAAACGACAGGAGAACATTGCGAAGACGCAGGCGCTCTTGCGCAACCTCGAGATGGAGGCTGCGCAGGCCGGTCTAGGGACGACAGCCAAGGCAAAAGCATCCGTGTCTTCCAAGTCAAAGACTAAGAAATCGGCACCGAAGAAGATCAAGCAAGAGGAAGCTGCACCACGGCGGACATCTTCGCGCCTGAAAGGAATTGAGGCCGACAGTGAGGTAGCAAAGCGTAAAGCCGAGGATGAGTATGTCGCAATACGTGACGCGGATCGCGCCAAGAGACAACGCGTGAGCGACGCCTTCAACTTTAGCGACATCGTTGTGGCCGGCAAGGACTGGAATAAGAGTGGGAATTTTCTGTCAGTCGGCCCAGCAGATCCGTATGCGCGCACATTCGACTACAATGATGTGAAGGAGACTACGGATAAGGAACTGCGCGCACTCCGGGAACGGATGAGTGGCTTGCAATTATGGGAGGACTTTGAGCCGAATGAGATCAAAATCACACCGGAGCGCATCTACTCCATGGGATTGCATCCCACAACAGACAAGCCATTGGTGTTCGCTGGTGACAAACTTGGCAACCTTGGCATCTGTGATGCCTCGCAAAAGGTGGCAGAAGTTAAGGTCGAAGATGACGAGGATGGTGATGACGAAGGACCGACCATTACCACATTGAAACCGCACACACGGACAATACATACTTTCCAGTTCAGTCCACATGACGCGAATGCGTTGTATTCTGCTTCGTACGATTCTACGGTACGGAAGCTGGACCTTGCCAAAGGAGTAGCTGTCGAAGTATACGCACCAGCAGACGCAAATGAGGAATCCCCTCTATCAGGGCTCGAAATATCAAAGGATGATCCTAACACATTATACTTCTCAACATTGGACGGTCAATTTGGCATATGCGATATGCGCACACCATCCGAGAAAGCTGCCGGTCTTCAGGTTTTCCAGTTGTCAGACAAGAAGATTGGAGGCTTTACCTTGCACCCCCTTTACCCACACCTCGTAGCTACGGCCTCATTAGACCGCACATTGAAGATCTGGGATCTGCGCAAGATGAGTGGCAGAGGGGACGACCGCTTACCGGCGCTTGTGGGGGAGCACACAAGTAAGCTCTCGGTCTCACACGCGGCTTGGAACTCTGCGGGTCAAGTGGCTACGGCCTCGTATGATGACACGATCAAAATCCACGACTTTGGGAATTGCGCGGACTGGACAGTTGGTACGAGTTTAGAAGAAGCGGACATGGAGCCCAATGTTGTAGTGCCGCATAACAACCAAACTGGACGCTGGGTCACCAT ATTACGAGCTCAGTGGCAGCAGTTTCCTCAGGACAAAGTCCAGCGCTTCTGCATCGGTAATATGAACCGCTTCGTCGACATATACACTGCCAAAGGCGAGCAACTAGCGCAATTGGGGGGTGATGGCATCACAGCAGTGCCAGCGGTTGCAAAGTTCCACCCCACATTGGACTGGGTGGCTGCCGGCACGGCTAGTGGGAAGTTGTGTTTATGGATGTAG
- a CDS encoding nitrogen regulatory protein OTam, whose product MNFDPEDISPPTFSPHTTNAHNVSKSRSRRPCDSCRRRKSRCEIPEGNGPCVLCRFHRQACTFDEAPQPRKRRAVAVDEYSETSEPIRSHVPCVSHSRGNNTTSVSPQDVPFSIRQDPPIDDYANLPGPSLLKQTLGLQTGRHSRLLGPTSEYEQLLLALEPSQPTQASNLSVGHLTLRRVDDADTTTFISSPDFGTLNSQHDIIDLDAVEMVVAPHGSALIRLFFRIVHPSFPILHKKVFLEKYDRTHREFSPPLLAAVYLLALNWWSYSSELSLLQKPDVSHLEKLAMKSLSNISHRPKLSTIQAGLLLLQRPGGNNWALTSQLVGLGQDMGLQLDCTAWRIPVWERGLRKRLAWAIFMQDKWGSLVHGRPSHITTMDWDVQPLNEDDFPENAADENDEDGSTEVEKGRTLFCYMVKLTQILGQILQEFYTLKAEREFANRAHEGVRSFLDAAKPLQLSLRQWYTNMPLTLKMQDIAARKLSSVGYLHLGYYAVEMTLHRRIIRSLSSEDALELRHICRQAAQTRLTSALNFVQSLRAEHVQSFWYSASAYNFVLIGSFISLLWVTSTDKEESGIYRAKLDEYRWMLRLSSKSADFLENALASLNASTGALVRAIPENPDPNLILGAYQLRARRKSSLGVALSHLEGSMSVPAASTSPAARHCEGMGGTLLEDNGGVDHSWFYALGDSALDADYGVHRESLDSARSFHVP is encoded by the coding sequence ATGAACTTCGATCCCGAGGATATTTCCCCGCCAACTTTTTCTCCACATACGACCAACGCCCACAACGTTAGCAAATCAAGATCTCGGCGTCCATGTGACTCTTGTCGTCGGCGCAAGTCACGATGCGAGATACCAGAGGGTAATGGGCCTTGTGTTCTTTGCCGTTTCCATCGCCAAGCATGCACATTCGATGAAGCTCCGCAACCCCGGAAGCGGCGAGCCGTGGCGGTTGACGAATACTCTGAGACCAGCGAACCTATCCGAAGTCACGTACCGTGTGTTTCGCACAGTCGCGGCAACAATACCACATCTGTGTCGCCTCAGGATGTTCCGTTTAGCATCCGACAGGATCCGCCGATCGATGACTATGCGAACTTACCTGGACCTTCTCTGTTGAAGCAGACGTTAGGCCTACAGACGGGCAGACATAGTCGCCTGCTTGGACCCACTTCCGAGTATGAACAGTTACTTCTGGCGCTTGAACCAAGTCAGCCTACCCAGGCTTCCAATCTCTCGGTCGGGCATCTTACATTGAGGCGGGTCGACGATGCTGATACGACAACCTTCATTTCTTCGCCTGACTTTGGCACACTAAACAGTCAACATGATATCATAGACCTTGACGCTGTTGAAATGGTTGTCGCGCCTCACGGCTCTGCCCTGATACGACTGTTTTTCCGCATCGTGCACCCCAGCTTTCCAATCTTGCATAAGAAAGTATTCCTTGAGAAGTATGACCGTACTCATCGGGAGTTCTCACCTCCACTACTAGCAGCAGTATATTTACTAGCTTTGAATTGGTGGTCTTACTCGAGTGAGCTTAGCCTGCTCCAAAAACCGGATGTGTCACATCTGGAGAAGCTGGCCATGAAGTCATTGAGTAACATCTCTCACCGGCCTAAGCTCTCTACCATACAGGCAGGCTTACTTCTCCTCCAGAGACCAGGAGGAAACAACTGGGCCTTAACCTCGCAGCTTGTCGGGCTAGGGCAAGATATGGGTCTTCAGCTCGATTGCACAGCATGGCGCATCCCAGTCTGGGAGCGTGGACTGCGGAAACGCCTGGCATGGGCCATTTTCATGCAGGATAAATGGGGTTCTCTTGTACATGGAAGACCATCCCACATCACGACAATGGATTGGGACGTGCAGCCTCTGAATGAAGACGACTTCCCAGAAAATGCTGCTGATGAAAACGATGAGGATGGGAGTACCGAAGTGGAGAAGGGACGAACATTATTCTGCTACATGGTCAAGCTCACACAAATTCTGGGACAGATACTACAAGAGTTTTATACCCTCAAGGCAGAGCGCGAATTCGCGAATCGTGCGCATGAAGGGGTGCGCTCATTTCTCGATGCGGCAAAGCCTCTGCAACTTTCTCTACGTCAGTGGTATACCAATATGCCGCTTACTCTGAAGATGCAAGATATTGCTGCTAGAAAGCTGTCTAGTGTAGGATACCTCCACCTAGGCTATTACGCCGTTGAAATGACCCTGCACCGACGGATCATTCGCTCATTATCATCTGAAGATGCTCTAGAACTCCGCCACATATGCCGTCAAGCCGCGCAAACCCGGCTCACTTCTGCTTTGAACTTTGTTCAATCCCTCCGTGCTGAGCATGTCCAGTCCTTTTGGTACTCTGCATCAGCGTACAACTTTGTACTTATTGGTTCTTTCATCTCACTTCTTTGGGTGACGTCCACTGATAAAGAAGAGTCGGGGATTTATCGAGCTAAGTTAGATGAGTACCGTTGGATGTTGCGTCTTTCGAGCAAGTCGGCGGACTTCCTTGAAAATGCGCTAGCTTCTTTGAACGCGTCTACTGGCGCATTAGTGAGAGCCATCCCGGAAAACCCAGATCCGAATCTTATACTTGGTGCTTATCAGCTCAGAGCAAGACGCAAGTCGTCACTAGGTGTTGCCTTGAGTCACCTGGAGGGATCAATGTCTGTACCGGCTGCTTCGACTTCGCCAGCAGCGCGGCACTGCGAAGGCATGGGTGGAACGCTGCTTGAAGACAATGGCGGTGTAGATCATTCTTGGTTTTATGCGCTCGGTGATAGCGCGTTGGACGCTGACTACGGCGTGCACCGTGAGAGCCTGGATTCGGCAAGAAGCTTTCATGTTCCGTAA